In Desulfomicrobium apsheronum, a single window of DNA contains:
- a CDS encoding phosphoribosylanthranilate isomerase codes for MIIKVCGMTRAEDVEFCDALGIDLLGFIFYPESPRNVAQDWVAAQKPGRALKTGVFVRQGVEEIRAIATGAGLDLLQLHGGHTVEQCLALGPERVIKTMWPERYPTVERLASDMLLFAPACRAILLDSGKSGGGHGRSLLPKDLQRLQCPHPWYLAGGLGPHNLTVMKTTGAAGFDLNSGVESAPGIKDHEKIRHALQLLRGKP; via the coding sequence ATGATCATCAAGGTCTGCGGCATGACCAGGGCGGAGGATGTCGAATTTTGCGACGCGCTCGGCATCGACCTGCTGGGCTTCATCTTTTATCCCGAAAGTCCCAGAAACGTCGCGCAGGACTGGGTCGCCGCCCAAAAGCCCGGCCGCGCCCTCAAGACCGGAGTCTTCGTGCGTCAGGGCGTGGAGGAAATCCGCGCCATCGCCACTGGGGCGGGCCTCGATCTGCTCCAGCTTCACGGCGGGCACACCGTGGAACAGTGTCTCGCCCTGGGACCGGAGCGAGTCATCAAGACCATGTGGCCCGAGCGTTATCCAACGGTGGAGCGTCTGGCCTCGGACATGCTGCTCTTCGCTCCGGCCTGCCGAGCCATTCTGCTGGACAGCGGCAAAAGCGGAGGAGGCCATGGCAGGAGCCTCCTCCCCAAAGACCTGCAACGCCTGCAATGCCCCCATCCCTGGTATCTGGCCGGGGGGCTTGGGCCTCACAACCTGACGGTCATGAAAACCACCGGCGCGGCTGGATTCGACCTCAACTCCGGAGTGGAAAGCGCCCCCGGAATCAAGGATCACGAAAAGATACGTCACGCCTTACAACTACTGCGAGGAAAACCATGA